AGAGCACGGTACATCTTTCTTcaaagggagaagaggaaatgtaccattttccttgaAACCTAAAGAAGAGTGGAGCTGTCTTGTAGTCGATATGCTACAAGATGATGAGGATCAGATAAAAGTGTTAACATGTGTAGTTATGAACTTCACGGCTAATACAGGTATAATCAGTTCAAAAGgatgtttttaaaagaactcCTAGATTGCTGAGGTTGACCTAAACATGGCTGCTCCACGCCTAGTGAGGGGCCCTGATATAGTGGAACATGGGCAGTGGCCAAAGATGACAGGAGGACAAGCTGTTCATAAATCCTGGCTTTTATAAGCAATAATTAACTCAGAAATTTgattagttttgttgtttttttcagaatcaTACGAACATTCTGGGAACGTCACTGTccttgtattttatgttttaaacgcAGTATGTCTGATTCTAAATATTTGATTCCTGTAGGCGTGATGCATCAGATTTGCAAGAATATTAACATAACCCATGTCCTTTTAAGAGTAAAGGCAAATGTCTTCTAGCTTGATCTTTGCTGAGGGGTGCAAACTTTAAATGCCTTATAAATATGTCCATTGTAGGTTATACATAGTGGCCCAATAGACATCCCATGTATTTTTCAATAGTATTCAGCAAACAAGTGTGTATAGATGAGTGTGCCAGTTATCCTTCAGTTTTGCAGATCTCGACATGCCATTACGATTTGAATTGACTTGATTGTATTAAACTGTTGTCTTAGTTCAGCATACAGCTACCCTTTAATAAATTTGCTAACAAAAACTTTGCCTCGTTCAGTCTGTGGAGCTTCCTCGCCAGTGGGGGCGCTGTCGTGACCAGGCAGAGCGTCGGCTTCAGCTCCAGGCGAGGTGATATAAAGTCGGAAGTTGTTTTTAGTTGTTAAAACTTCATAAAATGGCAGAGGACAGCAGTTATGAGTCTATTCTATGCGTCAAGCCCGAAGTTCATGTTTACCGCATCCCACCAAGGGCTTCTAATCGCGGATATCGGTAAGGCGCATGAATAAACTactaaaaatactgaaacataagAGTGACGGTGACAAGTACGCTGTCAGCTAATTCAACAGGCAGCCTCCTATTATCCAACTACACTGACTTTATAACGAGTACTATTACTGGGCCACTCAAGGCAGATTACTGCTCGTCATATCAAACACTAGCCAGAACCGTTTTAGGCTACTTGACGTTAATCTGatacattttattctttttatatttGGGAACATCATGTGATAAAGAGAGGGGCTGGTCCATACGCTTACTGTGGGTTCAGGTGCCAGATGGCCCCAGCCTATGTCACTGGATAGTCTCGTTtgtggaaataataataaataaaacctcTTTATTTAGGTATAAAGTTGTTTAATAAAGATACGAAAATACAAgcttttaaaagttttatataattttaatctTGTCATTTATACTGGCAAACTGTACATCGTTTTTGGGGAGGGCTCCTTTAGTCTACTGTAGAATTTCACTTCCTCCTTTTTGAAAAGCTGTTTTGTGATTCCTGACCACATTCAGTACTTCACTTACTTCACCGCAGTGCGGTATGAGTAATGTCTGCTTCTCCAGGGCTGCAGACTGGAAACTAGATGAACCTGCATGGAGTGGAAGGATGAAAATTACAGCAAAGGGCAAAATGGCTTTCATCAAACTAGAGGACAAGAACACAGGTAAAGAAAGTAATCTATTATATATAACTACTTTCCTCAGTGCGTCCTAGGGAGGTTTAACGTACTGACCACTCAGAGCACAATGGAAATGAGTTTTTGCTCAACTGTTACCAAACCCGACAAAATCTTGATAAAAGTGTATAGAAGGTACTCCTGAACAAGAATGTATGAATATCTCAAGTTCAACAAAAACATCGGATGTATAGCCTTAGAATTTTAAAGGAGGTGCTCTCTAATTTGACCATTGTTGTTTCAGTAATACTTAAATAGGCTATGTTGCTCCAGATCTAACATATTGTTCATATTGCTTCTGGTCTATGTGTGTGGTAAACAGGAGAGCTGTTTGCACAAGCGCCAGTTGATCAGTATCCAGGTGTTGCAGTTGAAGCTGTGACAGACTCAAGCAGATATTTTGTTGTCCGGATAGATGATGGAAATGGTGAGAGTGAAATTTTTGTGCAAACcatcaaattcaaatcaaagtTATTGCAGGACTTGCTGAcaattttgatgtatttttcaaGGGCGTCATGCTTTTATTGGAGTGGGTTTTGCTGATAGAGGAGATTCCTTTGACTTCAACGTTGCATTACAAGATCATTTTAAGTAAGTTTTCTCTATTACTTAGTATCTAATGTGTAATATTACCTCATTTGCACAGTGCATGTTAAAACTGTACAGGTTTATTGTAAAAAGACTGAGGATTCCTGAGTTGAATTGAATAGTTTAATTGTTTCAGAAGTGCTTaatttgtgtgtctgttttcaAAGATGGGTGAAGCAAGAAGGTGAACTTGCAAAACTAGAAGCCTCCCAAAGTAATGCACCAAAACTTGATCTGGGATTTAAAGAAGGACAGACGATTAAGATTAGCATTGGGGTGAGCACACAGTAATTTTtgccataataaataatacaatcaaTAATATGTACTCAATAGCAGTTTTGTGGCAGAACATAAAGAAAAAGGATGCAGGTGCAGCTAAACCACGACCTCTGGGTGGGGGTCTCTTGCCCCCTCCACCTGGAGCCAAAGTTGGAGGAGGCATTATCCCACCTCCAGTGGGTCAGCACACTGCTCCTGTTGTCCAGACAAACACTGGTAATTACAACTCTGCACGATTTTGAATCATGAGTGAGGAACGTTGCTCATTGAATATTTTCCTGAACTAGAAGATATAAAAGACACAGGGACCTTAACATGAGAACTATCTAGTAGTCTCTCAATGAATCTTTGACAGGATAATCATGAGACTATGCTGAAACTTACGatcattactttttttttttttttacaattggCAGGTAAATGTAGCACAAAATAAAGTCATCATGTTTATTATCGAGTTCAAATAAGACTAAGAGGAAGAAGATTAATGTATACATTTGCTATGTTCATGTGCACACCAAAATcagattattatctgatttctggacatttaaaattatttaaattaaatctaAACCACAAAATTTGATGTGAGTGATCAGAGGGTCTATGAtgagaaagaaatcagatgcCTTTGCTATTTACATTGTTTCTTCATCCACTCTTCTAGACTTTGGTCCCCCTGTCTCCAGTGCACCTCAGACCAGCTCAGACCTTTGGGGAGATTTCACATCAGCAGGCTCtaagtaaaatatattattattttgattatcTTTATTTTCTTGCTTCATCATCACactcttcttttctcctccccAGCTCCAGTAAAGACAGTGTTCAGTCTGGATGGGTGCAGTTTAGCTGAGCCCTGATACAAATACATGCACACACCCGGGCTCCATACATTCCTAGGAGAAGGCGACTGAGGAAACTGGACATGCTCTTGTTTGtatcaaaacacaacaaactgctgaacaatacataaaaatgtacagattttttttttttacatatcccATATTAACACTTTGGCTGGTCTGTTTGTAGTAATATGATGACCTGTTCAATTTCTAATGTTTGAAGGGAATCAGTCTGTAGTTTAATTTAAGATAAAgtcaatattgttttgtttttcatctttGTCTCTGTCACCGCTTAGAAATGCTTTTATTACAtagtcattttattattttagggGAGACGTACAATTACTGTTGCAACAGTTTCAATTTGTATCGATAGTCTATTTTTTGAAGATTATGCAAAACTAAGAATGTATTTCTCACACTCACCAAATTACAGTCAAATACTAAAATATTTTGTAAGAAATTTAGGAAGGCCTTATCTATGTGTATTTATCTATGTTGATCAAATgtatttccattttgtttttgtgacttttACCAAATTGAAGTGTCTTTTGAAAACAATCAGTTAAGTGCCTTTCAAGATAACTCTAAGGAAATTATACAATGTTCTCATGTTTTCTTGtaaataaatgatatatttCAGTAAACTGTCTTGTGGActgcctttgttttgtttttgtcttgttacTTTGTGTTAGCATAATCAGGACAACTTCAGCATTGTAACATTAGTATATGAAAAAGTCATtactattgtattgtattacagATATGTTACCACACTGTTATTCCCTCTGCACTCTTATTATTGCGGTCTTATTACTTTGTCTATGAGTACGCCCTGATATCTCTTGCACTTAACTCTTTGTTGGATATCCATCGATGTCCATTGACTGATAAATGTCATTGAGATAACAATGCCAATCTGCAAGTAAAGTGAATTAGGGGAAAGACTTTGAGTTATGTATTGGCCATACAATAAGCATTTCTTATTCTTGAATATGGTAAGGATGTTTTCCAAGTATAATCCTGGAAATGCCTTACTTTCATGGTACTTATCAGATTGTTTGTCCAGATAGGACTGTCCTTTACATCTTGATCCTCCTACTGTAAACTGGAGCTTCTGTGTTTGAATCTGAAGTCCCTCCCCGGAAAAAGCATGGGGGAGCTCGGAGAAGTTGACCCTACTCCGAGCcgctggtgaagggtctgcaaCTACGACTGTTATTTGAGTTAGACAAACACCCTTTGACTGATGGATACAAGAGAGGCAGTCGTACAACGGGATCAGGATTTAAGGTGAGCTCTGAAATGAAGAGGAAGTGCATCATTTCGCTGCGTTTGAGACGATTACCGCTTTCAGTCTATGCGTAAATCTCAGTTCCTTTCTAGCTACTGTATTTTGCGCTGCGACAAAATACAGTTTACGACCTATTCTAGTGAGGACATGTATATCTACCATTTTGCTCCTATATTTGGATATTTGCAGTGAATGATGCTAGGCTAGCACAAGCTTGGTGGACTTCTcccttctcctcatcctcttcctcctcctgccgCCTACACTCGCTGACGCTGACGGTTTCAAAAGTTGGGCACGTCTTGTTAAGATGCGTAAAACACAGATGCTCGCCCAGCTGCTGATGTTGTGCAGGATTTAATAGATAGAAAAAAGTCCATTCAGAGTTCGTTGATTTGTGGTGCATTATAGGAGCAACAAGTGTGAGTATACTCAACGCAGGAATGCCACTGGTTGGCTGTGTCATATAGTTTTGGTTTGTCAGTAGTCTGGGTGGGTGGGCGTTAGTTAAGACTGGGGGTCTGCGCATCTTTCAGTAACTATGGCAATCAAGCACAACTTAACTCTTGTCTTGTACTCTTGTCTTTTAATCAGATTTATTTACACTTGCATTGCACTGCACAGCCAGGTATAATTGATATAATGTCCACTGTACTAGTACTGCAAAATGCATGaattaattataaataaatatcctTTGGACCT
The sequence above is drawn from the Periophthalmus magnuspinnatus isolate fPerMag1 chromosome 5, fPerMag1.2.pri, whole genome shotgun sequence genome and encodes:
- the necap2 gene encoding adaptin ear-binding coat-associated protein 2; translation: MAEDSSYESILCVKPEVHVYRIPPRASNRGYRAADWKLDEPAWSGRMKITAKGKMAFIKLEDKNTGELFAQAPVDQYPGVAVEAVTDSSRYFVVRIDDGNGRHAFIGVGFADRGDSFDFNVALQDHFKWVKQEGELAKLEASQSNAPKLDLGFKEGQTIKISIGNIKKKDAGAAKPRPLGGGLLPPPPGAKVGGGIIPPPVGQHTAPVVQTNTDFGPPVSSAPQTSSDLWGDFTSAGSNSSKDSVQSGWVQFS